Proteins found in one Crassostrea angulata isolate pt1a10 chromosome 3, ASM2561291v2, whole genome shotgun sequence genomic segment:
- the LOC128176397 gene encoding uncharacterized protein LOC128176397 isoform X1 → MSELPSWVNDQIKKGASLSDCLEMLKLLSEKDREERKIEREERQAEREMKKAALDHEFKVKELALKEEELKVARANGGKLNGSSSVQNSHVKLPKLEEGQDIDVFLRSFEKLAALHKWDKSEWAIHLVPLLTGKALEAYSRLSDGESGKYDKIKEAILKRYELTSEAYREKFRQARQQSDESFKDYQVRTEKYLSHWCEREDIHGQYNSLYDLVLREQLLKFCDKDLQVWVHEHRPKNVKEVIDLVEAYQTAHKRLTFGGNRKNGTDRNSQGNFNVNQGQFKAEQGKGPQVKDRACYYCKRPGHIQRDCSLYNRGQYRKPEDKKFGKLGLCLSEHENKQHTEGGKPDLYTSAALVKLPGVSTGDTKDVDDNSVPGLDISRGSVGGKEATVLRDTGCSTVFVHSRLVEKEQMTGRGRKIILADGSEKQCQEACVEIDTPFIKGKLFALILDSPFADVILGNVIDKIEKMEVEKPADCLAVQTRAQTRLEAEETKPRPKKTDDGELKFDICDTETLIKLQETDPSLTRVREMTFEKPDEGQSYYTLKDKILYRVFPREVGNDIFQIVLPHKYRSLALEMAHDIPMSGHMGVKKTRNRILQHFFWPGIFSDTSKYCRSCPECQKGTAKGRVKKVPLVSIPTIDEPFQRIALDFVGPLPLTESKNRFVLVCVDYATKYPIAVALKNQEAETVAEALMGIFADVGFPNEILTDQGSNFMSELIKELCRLLKVSKLVSSPYHPQTNGLVEKFNGTLKKMLKAYAVKEPSKWDKHLPYVLFAYREVPNETTGFSPFEMLFARQVRGPLAVLKDHWEEPENCQSSVLSYLLETRERLKECTELAKEKEKVEKHKQKVYYDRKARTRQYEVGDKVLVLLPSNTSKLLAQWKGPFEITEKVGNVDYRVKVKRNKETVFHVNMLKKWYDREDKCEQDLSKEHLSAIDILGGVYESMDYDSEFNDRASPSLELQKGAEDVIFSNTLSNTQVCQLRGLLNEFSDVFSDIPNRTDVVQHSVKLKSDDPVHKKPYPVPYALRERMQKEIDNMTEMILESTVRLGTIISSI, encoded by the exons ATGTCGGAGTTACCGTCGTGGGTTAATGATCAGATTAAGAAGGGGGCATCATTGTCTGATTGTTTAGAAATGTTGAAGTTGTTGAGTGAGAAGGACAGGGAAGAGAGAAAGATTGAACGGGAAGAGAGACAGGCTGAGCGTGAGATGAAGAAAGCTGCGTTGGATCATGAGTTTAAGGTTAAGGAGTTAGCATTGAAAGAGGAAGAGTTAAAGGTAGCTAGAGCTAATGGAGGGAAATTAAATGGTAGTTCATCTGTCCAGAATTCTCATGTTAAGCTTCCTAAGTTGGAAGAAGGTCAAGATATTGATGTGTTTTTGAGATCATTTGAGAAACTTGCAGCGTTGCATAAATGGGATAAGTCTGAATGGGCTATTCATTTGGTACCACTATTGACAGGTAAGGCATTGGAAGCTTACTCTCGTCTAAGCGATGGTGAAAGTGGTAAGTATGATAAGATTAAGGAGGCAATACTCAAACGATATGAGTTAACTTCAGAAGCTTATAGAGAAAAGTTTCGACAGGCAAGGCAACAATCTGATGAATCATTCAAGGATTATCAGGTACGTACAGAAAAGTATTTATCGCACTGGTGTGAAAGAGAAGATATTCATGGGCAATATAACAGTCTGTACGATTTGGTGTTGAGAGAGCAATTGCTTAAGTTTTGTGATAAAGATTTGCAGGTATGGGTTCATGAACATCGACCAAAGAATGTTAAGGAAGTGATCGATTTGGTTGAGGCCTATCAAACAGCTCACAAAAGGTTGACGTTCGGAGGGAACCGCAAAAATGGAACAGATCGAAATTCTCAAGGTAATTTCAATGTAAATCAGGGGCAATTTAAAGCTGAACAAGGAAAAGGCCCGCAGGTCAAAGACAGAGCCTGTTACTATTGTAAGAGGCCTGGGCATATCCAGAGAGACTGTTCTCTTTACAACCGAGGGCAGTATAGAAAACCCGAGGACAAGAAGTTTGGTAAGCTTGGGTTGTGTTTGTCAGAACACGAAAATAAGCAACATACAGAGGGGGGAAAACCTGACTTGTATACAAGTGCAGCGTTGGTCAAACTCCCTGGTGTAAGTACAGGGGATACAAAAGATGTAGATGATAATTCAGTACCAGGTTTGGATATTTCTAGGGGAAGTGTAGGAGGTAAAGAGGCAACAGTTTTGAGAGATACTGGTTGTTCAACTGTATTCGTCCACAGTCGTCTAGTCGAGAAGGAGCAAATGACTGGGAGAGGAAGGAAGATAATTCTTGCTGATGGGTCCGAGAAACAATGCCAAGAAGCGTGTGTAGAGATAGATACGCCATTTATAAAAGGTAAATTGTTTGCTCTTATCTTAGATTCTCCATTTGCTGACGTCATACTTGGAAACGTAATAGACAAGATCGAGAAAATGGAAGTTGAGAAACCAGCTGACTGTTTGGCAGTTCAGACAAGAGCACAGACTCGATTGGAAGCAGAGGAAACGAAGCCTAGACCAAAGAAGACAGATGATGGtgagctaaaatttgacatttgtGATACAGAGACATTGATCAAATTGCAGGAAACTGATCCTAGCCTGACACGTGTGAGGGAAATGACATTTGAAAAGCCAGACGAAGGTCAGTCATACTACACTCTCAAGGACAAGATTCTCTACAGGGTATTTCCTCGTGAGGTAGGAAATGACATATTTCAGATTGTCCTTCCCCATAAATACAGGTCGTTGGCACTTGAAATGGCACATGACATTCCTATGTCGGGTCatatgggagtaaagaagacCAGAAACAGGATTTTACAGCATTTCTTTTGGCCTGGAATTTTTTCAGACACATCAAAATACTGCAGATCCTGTCCAGAGTGTCAAAAAGGTACGGCGAAAGGAAGAGTGAAAAAGGTACCACTTGTAAGTATACCTACTATCGACGAACCATTTCAGCGAATTGCACTAGATTTTGTAGGTCCTTTGCCATTGACAGAATCCAAGAACAGATTTGTTTTGGTATGTGTAGATTATGCTACAAAGTATCCAATTGCAGTAGCTCTAAAAAACCAAGAGGCGGAGACAGTAGCAGAGGCCTTGATGGGAATATTTGCTGACGTGGGTTTTCCAAATGAAATCCTCACAGATCAAGGCAGTAACTTTATGTCCGAGTTGATAAAAGAACTGTGTAGATTACTGAAGGTGAGTAAATTGGTAAGTTCTCCGTATCACCCTCAAACAAATGGCCTGGTGGAAAAGTTTAATGGcactttaaagaaaatgttgaaGGCATATGCGGTCAAAGAACCCTCAAAGTGGGACAAACATCTTCCTTATGTTCTATTTGCTTATAGGGAGGTTCCAAACGAAACCACTGGATTTTCTCCTTTTGAAATGCTTTTTGCAAGGCAGGTACGAGGTCCTTTAGCAGTCCTGAAAGATCACTGGGAAGAACCAGAGAATTGTCAGTCATCTGTTCTGAGTTACCTACTCGAAACAAGGGAGCGATTGAAGGAGTGCACAGAGCTCGCAAAAGAGAAGGAAAAAGTCGAAAAGCACAAGCAGAAAGTGTATTACGACAGGAAAGCTAGAACAAGACAATACGAGGTAGGTGACAAAGTTTTAGTATTGCTACCATCTAATACATCAAAATTACTTGCACAGTGGAAAGGTCCATTCGAGATAACAGAGAAAGTCGGTAATGTTGACTACAGAGTTAAGGTGAAAAGGAACAAAGAGACAGTATTTCATGTCAACATGCTGAAAAAATGGTATGATCGTGAGGACAAATGTGAACAAGACTTGTCGAAAGAACATTTATCAGCTATTGACATACTGGGAGGTGTGTATGAGAGTATGGACTACGATTCTGAATTTAACGACAGAGCATCACCTTCGTTAGAACTTCAAAAAGGGGCTGAAGATGTAATTTTTTCCAATACACTGTCGAATACTCAGGTTTGTCAGTTAAGAGGTTTGTTGAATGAGTTTTCTGATGTTTTTAGCGATATACCCAACAGAACAGATGTAGTTCAGCATTCAGTAAAACTTAAGTCAGACGATCCCGTCCATAAGAAGCCGTATCCTGTGCCCTACGCACTGAGGGAACGCATGCAGAAAGAGATAGATAATATGACCGAG atgatattGGAATCTACAGTGAGACTTGGGACGATCATCTCCAGCATTTGA
- the LOC128176397 gene encoding uncharacterized protein LOC128176397 isoform X2: MSELPSWVNDQIKKGASLSDCLEMLKLLSEKDREERKIEREERQAEREMKKAALDHEFKVKELALKEEELKVARANGGKLNGSSSVQNSHVKLPKLEEGQDIDVFLRSFEKLAALHKWDKSEWAIHLVPLLTGKALEAYSRLSDGESGKYDKIKEAILKRYELTSEAYREKFRQARQQSDESFKDYQVRTEKYLSHWCEREDIHGQYNSLYDLVLREQLLKFCDKDLQVWVHEHRPKNVKEVIDLVEAYQTAHKRLTFGGNRKNGTDRNSQGNFNVNQGQFKAEQGKGPQVKDRACYYCKRPGHIQRDCSLYNRGQYRKPEDKKFGKLGLCLSEHENKQHTEGGKPDLYTSAALVKLPGVSTGDTKDVDDNSVPGLDISRGSVGGKEATVLRDTGCSTVFVHSRLVEKEQMTGRGRKIILADGSEKQCQEACVEIDTPFIKGKLFALILDSPFADVILGNVIDKIEKMEVEKPADCLAVQTRAQTRLEAEETKPRPKKTDDGELKFDICDTETLIKLQETDPSLTRVREMTFEKPDEGQSYYTLKDKILYRVFPREVGNDIFQIVLPHKYRSLALEMAHDIPMSGHMGVKKTRNRILQHFFWPGIFSDTSKYCRSCPECQKGTAKGRVKKVPLVSIPTIDEPFQRIALDFVGPLPLTESKNRFVLVCVDYATKYPIAVALKNQEAETVAEALMGIFADVGFPNEILTDQGSNFMSELIKELCRLLKVSKLVSSPYHPQTNGLVEKFNGTLKKMLKAYAVKEPSKWDKHLPYVLFAYREVPNETTGFSPFEMLFARQVRGPLAVLKDHWEEPENCQSSVLSYLLETRERLKECTELAKEKEKVEKHKQKVYYDRKARTRQYERYTQQNRCSSAFSKT; encoded by the exons ATGTCGGAGTTACCGTCGTGGGTTAATGATCAGATTAAGAAGGGGGCATCATTGTCTGATTGTTTAGAAATGTTGAAGTTGTTGAGTGAGAAGGACAGGGAAGAGAGAAAGATTGAACGGGAAGAGAGACAGGCTGAGCGTGAGATGAAGAAAGCTGCGTTGGATCATGAGTTTAAGGTTAAGGAGTTAGCATTGAAAGAGGAAGAGTTAAAGGTAGCTAGAGCTAATGGAGGGAAATTAAATGGTAGTTCATCTGTCCAGAATTCTCATGTTAAGCTTCCTAAGTTGGAAGAAGGTCAAGATATTGATGTGTTTTTGAGATCATTTGAGAAACTTGCAGCGTTGCATAAATGGGATAAGTCTGAATGGGCTATTCATTTGGTACCACTATTGACAGGTAAGGCATTGGAAGCTTACTCTCGTCTAAGCGATGGTGAAAGTGGTAAGTATGATAAGATTAAGGAGGCAATACTCAAACGATATGAGTTAACTTCAGAAGCTTATAGAGAAAAGTTTCGACAGGCAAGGCAACAATCTGATGAATCATTCAAGGATTATCAGGTACGTACAGAAAAGTATTTATCGCACTGGTGTGAAAGAGAAGATATTCATGGGCAATATAACAGTCTGTACGATTTGGTGTTGAGAGAGCAATTGCTTAAGTTTTGTGATAAAGATTTGCAGGTATGGGTTCATGAACATCGACCAAAGAATGTTAAGGAAGTGATCGATTTGGTTGAGGCCTATCAAACAGCTCACAAAAGGTTGACGTTCGGAGGGAACCGCAAAAATGGAACAGATCGAAATTCTCAAGGTAATTTCAATGTAAATCAGGGGCAATTTAAAGCTGAACAAGGAAAAGGCCCGCAGGTCAAAGACAGAGCCTGTTACTATTGTAAGAGGCCTGGGCATATCCAGAGAGACTGTTCTCTTTACAACCGAGGGCAGTATAGAAAACCCGAGGACAAGAAGTTTGGTAAGCTTGGGTTGTGTTTGTCAGAACACGAAAATAAGCAACATACAGAGGGGGGAAAACCTGACTTGTATACAAGTGCAGCGTTGGTCAAACTCCCTGGTGTAAGTACAGGGGATACAAAAGATGTAGATGATAATTCAGTACCAGGTTTGGATATTTCTAGGGGAAGTGTAGGAGGTAAAGAGGCAACAGTTTTGAGAGATACTGGTTGTTCAACTGTATTCGTCCACAGTCGTCTAGTCGAGAAGGAGCAAATGACTGGGAGAGGAAGGAAGATAATTCTTGCTGATGGGTCCGAGAAACAATGCCAAGAAGCGTGTGTAGAGATAGATACGCCATTTATAAAAGGTAAATTGTTTGCTCTTATCTTAGATTCTCCATTTGCTGACGTCATACTTGGAAACGTAATAGACAAGATCGAGAAAATGGAAGTTGAGAAACCAGCTGACTGTTTGGCAGTTCAGACAAGAGCACAGACTCGATTGGAAGCAGAGGAAACGAAGCCTAGACCAAAGAAGACAGATGATGGtgagctaaaatttgacatttgtGATACAGAGACATTGATCAAATTGCAGGAAACTGATCCTAGCCTGACACGTGTGAGGGAAATGACATTTGAAAAGCCAGACGAAGGTCAGTCATACTACACTCTCAAGGACAAGATTCTCTACAGGGTATTTCCTCGTGAGGTAGGAAATGACATATTTCAGATTGTCCTTCCCCATAAATACAGGTCGTTGGCACTTGAAATGGCACATGACATTCCTATGTCGGGTCatatgggagtaaagaagacCAGAAACAGGATTTTACAGCATTTCTTTTGGCCTGGAATTTTTTCAGACACATCAAAATACTGCAGATCCTGTCCAGAGTGTCAAAAAGGTACGGCGAAAGGAAGAGTGAAAAAGGTACCACTTGTAAGTATACCTACTATCGACGAACCATTTCAGCGAATTGCACTAGATTTTGTAGGTCCTTTGCCATTGACAGAATCCAAGAACAGATTTGTTTTGGTATGTGTAGATTATGCTACAAAGTATCCAATTGCAGTAGCTCTAAAAAACCAAGAGGCGGAGACAGTAGCAGAGGCCTTGATGGGAATATTTGCTGACGTGGGTTTTCCAAATGAAATCCTCACAGATCAAGGCAGTAACTTTATGTCCGAGTTGATAAAAGAACTGTGTAGATTACTGAAGGTGAGTAAATTGGTAAGTTCTCCGTATCACCCTCAAACAAATGGCCTGGTGGAAAAGTTTAATGGcactttaaagaaaatgttgaaGGCATATGCGGTCAAAGAACCCTCAAAGTGGGACAAACATCTTCCTTATGTTCTATTTGCTTATAGGGAGGTTCCAAACGAAACCACTGGATTTTCTCCTTTTGAAATGCTTTTTGCAAGGCAGGTACGAGGTCCTTTAGCAGTCCTGAAAGATCACTGGGAAGAACCAGAGAATTGTCAGTCATCTGTTCTGAGTTACCTACTCGAAACAAGGGAGCGATTGAAGGAGTGCACAGAGCTCGCAAAAGAGAAGGAAAAAGTCGAAAAGCACAAGCAGAAAGTGTATTACGACAGGAAAGCTAGAACAAGACAATACGAG CGATATACCCAACAGAACAGATGTAGTTCAGCATTCAGTAAAACTTAA